One genomic region from Candidatus Obscuribacterales bacterium encodes:
- the rpmB gene encoding 50S ribosomal protein L28, translated as MSRKCQLTGKKANNAYAVSHSHRRTKKLQHANLQDKRIWWPEGNCWVRLRLSTKAIKTLGHKGINALAKEAGIDLNQFVCDVYPTLDV; from the coding sequence ATGTCCCGCAAGTGTCAACTCACTGGCAAAAAAGCCAATAACGCCTACGCGGTGTCTCACTCCCACCGTCGTACCAAGAAACTCCAGCACGCCAACCTGCAAGACAAGCGCATTTGGTGGCCCGAGGGCAACTGCTGGGTACGGTTACGCCTATCGACCAAGGCAATCAAAACCCTAGGTCACAAAGGTATCAATGCCTTGGCAAAAGAAGCAGGCATCGATCTCAATCAGTTTGTCTGTGACGTCTATCCAACCCTAGACGTATAA
- a CDS encoding ABC transporter ATP-binding protein: MAKLEVQHLNKTYGRTIVPVKDMSFTVDDGEFLTLVGPSGCGKSTTLRMVAGLEQPTRGRVMIGEQDVTHVSAGDRNIAMVFQSYALYPHMTVYDNMASGLKLRNMSTAAIQERVADATRVLGLNDLLNRKPAKLSGGQRQRVALGRALVRRPDVFLLDEPLSNLDALLREQVRADLKQIFDAQNTPVVYVTHDQTEAMTLSTKVAVLHEGNVQQLDSPRHIYDRPANRFVAGFIGSPQMNLFTLPCEGNTAVLGNSRLRLPDRFAPPPEAVLGIRPEHVRIARPEDREILEGKVFLVEHLGMSNLLSIQVKHSDLKVRALLPSDQTWSDEITLAIPSQHRHWFHAQTGDRLPDAVPSHVS; this comes from the coding sequence ATGGCTAAGCTCGAAGTACAACATCTCAACAAAACCTACGGCCGTACCATTGTCCCCGTCAAAGACATGAGCTTTACGGTCGATGACGGCGAATTTCTCACCCTTGTGGGGCCCTCCGGTTGCGGAAAATCTACCACCCTGCGCATGGTTGCCGGTCTCGAACAGCCGACGCGCGGTCGGGTGATGATTGGCGAACAAGACGTGACCCATGTGAGTGCAGGCGATCGCAATATTGCCATGGTGTTTCAAAGCTATGCTCTCTATCCCCACATGACCGTCTACGACAACATGGCCTCGGGGCTAAAACTGCGCAATATGTCTACCGCCGCCATCCAAGAACGGGTTGCCGATGCCACCCGCGTCCTAGGGCTAAATGATCTGCTCAACCGTAAACCTGCCAAGCTATCCGGTGGACAGCGGCAGCGGGTGGCGTTGGGACGGGCCCTGGTGCGTCGCCCCGATGTTTTTCTGCTGGATGAACCGCTGAGTAACCTTGATGCGCTGTTGCGGGAACAGGTGCGGGCCGATTTGAAGCAGATTTTTGATGCGCAAAACACGCCGGTGGTCTATGTCACCCACGACCAAACCGAAGCCATGACCCTATCCACCAAGGTGGCGGTGCTCCATGAAGGCAACGTGCAGCAGCTCGACTCACCCCGCCACATTTACGATCGCCCCGCCAATCGCTTTGTGGCAGGCTTCATTGGCAGCCCCCAGATGAACCTATTTACCCTCCCCTGTGAGGGCAACACGGCAGTCTTGGGCAATAGTCGCCTGCGCCTGCCCGATCGCTTTGCGCCCCCGCCCGAAGCTGTTTTGGGTATCCGTCCTGAGCATGTACGCATTGCCCGCCCTGAGGATAGGGAAATCCTAGAGGGCAAAGTGTTCCTGGTAGAACATTTGGGCATGAGTAACCTGCTGAGTATCCAGGTGAAGCATAGCGATCTAAAAGTACGGGCTTTGCTGCCCAGTGATCAAACCTGGTCAGACGAGATTACCTTGGCCATTCCCAGCCAGCATCGCCACTGGTTCCATGCCCAAACTGGCGATCGCCTTCCTGATGCCGTTCCCAGCCATGTATCGTAG
- a CDS encoding carbohydrate ABC transporter permease has protein sequence MTTTQKPVVSSNPTKARPTWVQVTLWVAIAFILIFSLGPVLWELLTSIKTNEAITTDPVVYIPALDQYTFQHYIDLFARNHFHRYLFNSAFVAIISTVLCLCIGAPAAYALARLRIPGEQIILAVVLVVTLFPYILLFLGLLELVRAAGLANNYLALIIPYTAINLPLTILVMRSFFQQLPRDLEDSAKVDGYNTLQMLQQIVLPMTLPALATTGILAFIFAWNEYIFALTFITRESMQTVPVAAAQLAGTTLFDIPYGPLAAATILGTLPLILLVLFFQRQIVQGLTSGSVKG, from the coding sequence ATGACTACAACCCAAAAGCCTGTGGTGTCCTCCAATCCCACCAAAGCCCGCCCCACTTGGGTGCAAGTTACCCTATGGGTGGCGATCGCCTTCATTTTGATCTTCAGCTTGGGGCCAGTACTGTGGGAACTCTTGACCTCGATTAAAACCAACGAGGCGATTACCACCGACCCCGTGGTCTATATTCCCGCGTTGGATCAATATACCTTCCAACACTATATTGACCTCTTCGCCCGAAATCACTTCCACCGCTACCTGTTCAACAGCGCCTTTGTGGCGATTATCTCCACGGTGCTCTGCCTCTGCATTGGCGCACCGGCAGCCTATGCCCTGGCCCGCCTGCGCATCCCCGGCGAGCAGATTATTCTGGCGGTGGTCTTAGTCGTCACCCTATTCCCCTACATCCTGCTCTTCCTAGGGTTGCTGGAACTGGTGCGCGCTGCCGGCCTCGCGAACAATTATCTGGCGTTGATTATCCCCTACACCGCCATTAATTTGCCCCTGACCATTTTGGTGATGCGCAGCTTCTTCCAGCAGTTGCCCCGAGATCTCGAAGACTCCGCCAAGGTCGATGGCTATAACACCCTGCAAATGCTGCAGCAGATTGTGTTGCCCATGACTCTCCCCGCCCTTGCCACCACCGGCATCTTGGCGTTTATTTTTGCCTGGAATGAGTACATTTTTGCACTCACGTTTATCACCCGAGAGAGTATGCAAACCGTTCCCGTTGCTGCTGCCCAACTGGCTGGCACCACCCTCTTTGACATCCCCTACGGCCCCCTAGCCGCCGCCACCATCTTAGGAACCCTACCCTTGATTCTCTTGGTGCTGTTTTTCCAACGCCAAATTGTCCAGGGACTCACCTCTGGTTCTGTCAAAGGCTAA
- a CDS encoding sugar ABC transporter permease: MKDTIRMREMRTGWLLVLPAILVLLLVYAYPIIRAFVLSLFTENLSNGLNAEFTGFDNYTRMALDGRFWGSIWNTSIFTAVSLVIELVLGLGFALVLDQTFRGRGLVRTIAILPWALPTALIALAWRWIFNSEYGVWNDMLMNWVPLIGNPVNWLGDPAWAMICTIAADVWKTTSFVSILLLAGLQSIPQDLYEAHAIDGASRWQSFRQITLPLLMPQILIAMLFRFAQAFGIFDLISVMTGGGPGGATEMVSLYIYSTVMRYLDFGYGAALVVVTFLILIAVVAVAIAYFNKARSAATGADA, translated from the coding sequence ATGAAAGATACGATTCGGATGCGAGAGATGCGTACCGGGTGGCTGCTGGTCTTACCCGCCATCTTGGTGCTGCTCCTCGTCTATGCCTATCCCATTATCCGAGCCTTTGTGCTGAGTCTGTTTACCGAAAACCTCAGCAATGGTCTCAACGCCGAGTTTACGGGCTTCGACAACTACACGCGCATGGCCCTTGATGGACGGTTCTGGGGCAGTATCTGGAACACCTCGATCTTCACCGCTGTGTCCTTGGTGATTGAGTTAGTCCTAGGGCTGGGTTTTGCCCTGGTGCTCGACCAAACCTTTCGCGGGCGAGGGCTGGTGCGCACCATTGCCATTTTGCCCTGGGCCTTGCCTACTGCCTTGATCGCCTTGGCCTGGCGCTGGATTTTTAACAGCGAATATGGCGTCTGGAACGACATGCTGATGAACTGGGTGCCGCTGATCGGCAATCCAGTGAACTGGCTGGGTGATCCTGCCTGGGCGATGATTTGCACGATCGCGGCTGACGTATGGAAAACTACCTCGTTTGTCAGCATCCTGCTGCTGGCGGGTCTACAGTCTATTCCCCAGGATCTTTACGAAGCCCATGCCATTGATGGCGCAAGTCGCTGGCAGAGCTTTCGGCAAATTACCTTGCCCTTGCTGATGCCGCAGATTTTGATCGCCATGCTCTTCCGCTTTGCCCAAGCCTTCGGCATCTTTGATTTGATCTCCGTCATGACCGGCGGGGGACCAGGCGGGGCCACCGAAATGGTGTCGCTCTACATCTATTCCACCGTGATGCGCTACCTCGACTTTGGCTACGGTGCTGCCTTGGTCGTCGTCACCTTCCTCATTTTGATTGCCGTGGTTGCCGTGGCGATCGCCTACTTCAACAAAGCCCGTTCTGCTGCTACCGGAGCTGACGCATGA
- a CDS encoding ABC transporter substrate-binding protein: MNTLISWLHQLAHLAEPLRRLGRRTQRSRWIAIALLSCIGAISIGLIALAQQPVTISFLVRALEADQLQILVDEFEADNPDIRLNVVRGPNAADAVEDLYTASFLLGDSPYDLIFSDIVWIPKFAAAGWLQDLSDRVSEDDLAAFLTADVEAGQVEGGLYRMPFRSDVGMLYYRTDLLEEAGLEPPDTFDELLDTSRTLQEQGLVDWGYVWQGLQYEGLSAGFVEILEGHGGYWIDPESREVGLDQPEAIAAVEFLQETISSRVSPPGVTNYLEEDSLRVFQNGNAAFLRNWPYVWPEVNREGSPIRGQVALKPMVSESGHNSGACQGGWGFGISSTTPHPDEAWRVVDFFTSEEAQRQFVVEYGYVPSRRSLFTDPQVIEAYDHYDELLEVAEQAVLRPPIGQYAQASDILQRYLSAAITGQLTPEAAMERAAGETRRVLGSA; encoded by the coding sequence ATGAACACCCTGATCTCTTGGCTTCATCAACTAGCCCACCTAGCAGAGCCGTTGCGGCGGCTAGGGCGGCGTACGCAGCGATCGCGATGGATAGCGATCGCTCTTTTGTCTTGTATCGGTGCGATCAGCATAGGACTGATTGCCCTAGCCCAGCAGCCGGTGACCATTAGCTTCCTGGTGCGCGCCCTAGAAGCTGACCAGTTGCAGATTTTAGTCGATGAATTTGAAGCCGACAACCCCGACATTCGTCTTAACGTGGTTCGTGGGCCCAATGCCGCCGATGCCGTGGAGGACTTATATACCGCTTCCTTCCTTCTAGGGGATTCTCCCTATGATCTTATCTTTTCCGATATTGTGTGGATTCCTAAGTTTGCGGCGGCGGGCTGGCTCCAAGACCTATCCGATCGGGTGTCCGAGGACGATCTAGCAGCTTTCCTCACCGCTGATGTAGAAGCGGGGCAGGTTGAGGGAGGTCTGTATCGTATGCCCTTCCGATCCGATGTGGGGATGCTCTACTACCGCACAGATTTATTAGAAGAAGCTGGGCTAGAACCACCGGATACCTTTGACGAGTTGCTAGATACGTCCCGCACCTTGCAGGAGCAGGGATTGGTGGATTGGGGCTATGTGTGGCAAGGGTTGCAGTATGAAGGGCTGTCTGCCGGTTTTGTGGAAATTCTGGAAGGCCACGGTGGCTATTGGATTGATCCCGAGAGTCGCGAGGTGGGTCTTGATCAACCAGAAGCGATCGCTGCTGTCGAATTTCTCCAAGAAACCATCAGCAGCCGAGTCTCACCCCCCGGTGTCACCAACTATCTAGAAGAAGACAGTTTGCGGGTCTTCCAAAATGGCAACGCTGCCTTCCTAAGAAACTGGCCCTATGTCTGGCCGGAAGTGAATCGCGAAGGATCGCCCATTCGCGGTCAGGTGGCCCTGAAGCCTATGGTGTCTGAATCAGGACACAACAGTGGTGCCTGTCAGGGCGGCTGGGGCTTTGGAATTTCGTCCACAACGCCCCACCCCGATGAAGCTTGGCGGGTTGTGGACTTTTTCACCAGTGAAGAAGCCCAGCGCCAGTTTGTTGTGGAGTATGGCTATGTACCCAGCCGCCGATCGCTCTTCACCGATCCGCAGGTGATTGAAGCCTACGACCACTACGACGAACTCTTAGAAGTGGCAGAACAAGCCGTTCTGCGTCCGCCCATTGGTCAATATGCCCAGGCATCTGATATTCTGCAGCGCTACCTCAGTGCCGCTATTACTGGACAGTTGACGCCAGAAGCCGCCATGGAGCGAGCAGCGGGTGAAACCCGTCGGGTTTTGGGTTCTGCCTAA
- a CDS encoding M3 family metallopeptidase, with product MTQSVLTPLENPLLIGYGLPPFDRIQPEHVVPAITQLLTELDEELAYLEDRGTPTWSGLIEPLTHIEERLSWSWGVIGHLMSVRNSPELREAQQTVQPAVVQFINRLSQSQSLYQGYKAIRDGEEWQTLDAAQRRIVEANIREAEFAGVGLTGEVRDRFNDVQLELAEMGTDFSNHVLDATKAISFLFTQADEVDGLPPSLRSLAAQMARMAGETEATAEAGPWLITLDFPSYLPFMQHSRRRDLREKLYRAFVGRAASGEFDNTTLLRRILELRQIKAQILGFDSYADLSLASKMAPDVAAVEALLESLRRSSYDAAVNDLEQLTAFAQGQDPTITTLAHWDIPFWSERQREIEFALNEEELRPYFPLTQVLDGLFDLARQLFGVIITPADGQAPVWHDDVRYFQVSDEQGEAIAYFYLDPYSRPAEKQGGAWMNVCLQRAKIRLVEGERLRLPIAYLICNQSPPVDDVPSLMTFRDVETLFHEFGHGLQHMLTTVDYSGASGINNVEWDAVELPSQFMENWCYRRSTLMSLGKHYQTGEPLPDEYYQKLVTARTYMSGSATLRQVHLSLLDLELHHRYQPTSDETPNQVRDRLAATTMVLPPLPEDSFLCAFKHIFAGGYAAGYYSYKWAEVLSADAFAAFEEAGLDDDGAIAEVGRRFRDTVLALGGSQPPMEVFKAFRGREPDPSALLRHSGLLVSA from the coding sequence ATGACCCAATCCGTCTTAACTCCGCTTGAAAATCCTCTCCTCATTGGCTATGGGCTGCCGCCCTTCGATCGCATCCAGCCTGAGCATGTGGTGCCAGCCATCACCCAACTGCTCACAGAGCTAGATGAGGAATTGGCGTACTTAGAAGATCGGGGTACTCCCACCTGGTCGGGGTTGATCGAGCCGCTCACCCACATCGAAGAACGGCTTTCCTGGAGTTGGGGGGTGATTGGCCATCTGATGAGCGTCAGAAATAGTCCAGAACTGCGAGAAGCTCAGCAGACGGTGCAGCCAGCAGTGGTACAGTTTATCAATCGCCTCAGCCAAAGCCAGTCCTTGTACCAGGGCTACAAAGCGATTCGAGACGGCGAGGAGTGGCAAACGTTGGATGCGGCCCAGCGCCGGATTGTTGAGGCAAATATCCGCGAGGCCGAATTTGCTGGCGTGGGGCTCACTGGAGAGGTTCGCGATCGCTTCAATGACGTCCAGCTAGAGCTGGCGGAAATGGGCACAGATTTTTCTAATCACGTTCTAGATGCCACCAAGGCGATCTCCTTCCTGTTCACCCAGGCCGATGAAGTGGATGGGTTGCCGCCCAGTTTGCGATCGCTGGCGGCCCAAATGGCACGGATGGCAGGAGAAACCGAAGCGACGGCCGAGGCCGGCCCTTGGTTGATTACCCTCGACTTTCCTAGCTATCTGCCGTTTATGCAGCATAGCCGTCGCCGCGATCTGCGGGAAAAACTGTACCGAGCCTTTGTCGGCCGGGCCGCCTCTGGAGAATTTGACAACACCACCCTGCTGCGCCGCATTTTGGAACTACGGCAGATCAAAGCCCAGATCCTCGGCTTTGATTCTTACGCAGACCTGAGCCTGGCCAGCAAAATGGCTCCAGATGTGGCGGCCGTGGAAGCGCTGCTAGAGTCCCTACGCCGATCGAGCTACGATGCGGCCGTGAACGACTTGGAGCAGCTTACCGCCTTTGCCCAGGGTCAAGATCCCACGATCACCACCCTGGCCCATTGGGATATTCCCTTTTGGTCGGAGCGGCAGCGGGAGATAGAGTTCGCCTTAAATGAAGAAGAGCTGCGGCCCTATTTTCCCCTCACCCAGGTGCTGGACGGTTTGTTTGACCTGGCCCGCCAGCTCTTTGGGGTGATTATTACCCCAGCAGACGGGCAGGCTCCGGTGTGGCATGACGATGTGCGCTACTTCCAAGTGTCAGACGAGCAAGGAGAAGCGATCGCTTACTTCTACCTCGATCCCTACAGCCGGCCTGCGGAAAAACAGGGGGGCGCTTGGATGAATGTCTGTCTGCAGCGGGCCAAGATCCGCTTGGTAGAAGGAGAAAGGCTGCGGTTGCCCATCGCCTATTTGATTTGTAACCAATCACCGCCGGTGGACGACGTTCCTAGCCTGATGACCTTCCGGGATGTGGAAACCCTGTTCCATGAATTTGGGCATGGTCTGCAGCATATGCTAACCACCGTGGATTACTCCGGTGCCTCGGGAATTAACAACGTGGAATGGGATGCAGTGGAACTGCCCAGCCAATTTATGGAAAATTGGTGCTACCGGCGCTCCACCTTGATGAGCTTGGGCAAGCATTACCAAACTGGCGAACCGCTGCCCGATGAGTATTACCAAAAGTTGGTGACAGCCCGCACCTACATGAGCGGCAGTGCCACCCTGCGCCAAGTCCATCTCAGCCTGCTGGATCTGGAGCTCCACCATCGCTACCAGCCCACCAGCGATGAAACCCCCAACCAAGTGCGCGATCGCCTCGCTGCCACCACTATGGTGCTGCCGCCCTTGCCGGAGGATTCGTTCCTCTGTGCCTTCAAGCATATTTTTGCCGGGGGCTATGCGGCGGGCTACTACAGCTATAAGTGGGCTGAGGTGCTGAGTGCCGACGCCTTCGCCGCTTTTGAGGAAGCGGGTCTAGACGATGATGGAGCGATCGCTGAGGTGGGACGGCGGTTTCGCGATACGGTGCTGGCCCTAGGCGGCAGCCAGCCGCCCATGGAGGTGTTCAAGGCGTTCCGAGGTCGGGAACCGGATCCCTCCGCCCTGCTACGCCACAGTGGTTTGCTGGTATCGGCTTAG